From a region of the Salinispira pacifica genome:
- a CDS encoding ABC transporter ATP-binding protein has product MSRLQQHDLTIAYGDSDPVLRSLSGIIEDATITGIIGANGSGKTTLLRACARLIRPKSGAILLDGEDIHRLPTREVARRLGLMRQRSQAPEAITVEDLVRRGRYPHQEFFSTPTQEDEIAVTDALARTGIPDLRSRSLDELSGGQRQRAWMAMALAQDTDILLLDEPTTYLDLSHRHDMLKLLSELKTRDGKTVVCVLHDVNDAADICERVIGIKDGTILVHGATEDVITPETLFDIYGIENDILSRGSSARPFMLPLSRILDGYSQVGSDTEPDCATEPPGSKAAISLQGVHAGYEDRPVLRDIGLEIPAGKISVIIGPNACGKSTLLRTAARLLALESGELSFPAIGDRGLEKTRDRKRFARRISFLEQSTAVPDDIRVEDLVTIGRYPYQRWYAQWSRDDRREVEESMALVDISELRDRAVGSLSGGQLRRAMLAMTMAQNADVMLLDEPTTFLDIAHQVEVLDICLRLNRNEGRSIVMVLHDLWQAMRYADHLVVMDEGRIIRQGTPDEIARSGVLESVFRIDLHFEPDPRGRGVLPLPMPLEEATAINAE; this is encoded by the coding sequence ATGAGCCGATTGCAGCAACATGATCTGACAATTGCATACGGCGACTCCGATCCGGTCCTCCGATCCCTCAGCGGGATTATCGAAGATGCGACCATCACCGGAATCATCGGCGCCAACGGCAGCGGCAAAACCACCCTTCTGCGGGCCTGCGCCCGACTGATACGGCCGAAGAGCGGTGCGATCCTCCTCGACGGCGAGGATATCCACCGCCTGCCAACGAGGGAGGTGGCCCGGCGGCTGGGGCTCATGAGGCAGCGCTCCCAAGCTCCGGAGGCGATTACGGTGGAAGATCTGGTCCGCAGGGGCCGCTACCCCCATCAGGAATTCTTCAGCACCCCGACCCAGGAGGATGAGATCGCCGTGACCGATGCCCTCGCGCGAACGGGAATACCGGATCTGCGTTCCCGATCCCTGGACGAGCTTTCAGGAGGTCAGCGCCAGCGGGCATGGATGGCCATGGCCCTCGCCCAGGATACCGATATCCTTTTGCTCGACGAACCGACGACGTATCTGGATCTTTCACACCGGCACGACATGCTCAAACTGCTGTCAGAGCTAAAGACGAGGGACGGGAAAACCGTGGTCTGCGTCCTGCACGACGTGAACGACGCGGCGGATATCTGCGAGCGGGTCATCGGCATCAAAGACGGAACTATTCTGGTTCACGGCGCGACTGAAGACGTGATCACGCCCGAAACGCTTTTCGACATTTACGGGATTGAGAACGATATACTATCCCGAGGCAGCTCCGCCCGACCGTTTATGCTTCCATTGAGCAGGATCCTCGACGGTTATTCACAGGTCGGCTCCGATACTGAGCCGGATTGTGCTACCGAGCCGCCGGGAAGCAAAGCGGCGATTTCATTACAGGGCGTGCACGCCGGCTATGAGGACCGCCCCGTACTCAGGGATATCGGCCTCGAAATTCCTGCGGGGAAAATCAGCGTTATCATCGGTCCGAACGCCTGCGGGAAATCGACCCTTCTTCGGACCGCAGCCCGACTGTTGGCCCTCGAATCAGGCGAGTTGTCCTTTCCCGCCATCGGGGATCGCGGCCTGGAGAAGACCCGCGATCGTAAACGCTTCGCTCGGCGAATCTCATTCCTCGAGCAGAGTACTGCCGTGCCCGACGATATCAGGGTCGAGGATCTGGTGACGATCGGAAGATATCCGTATCAGCGTTGGTATGCCCAATGGTCCCGGGACGACCGGCGGGAAGTCGAGGAAAGTATGGCTCTCGTCGATATCTCCGAATTGAGGGATCGGGCCGTCGGTTCCCTCTCAGGGGGGCAGCTCCGCAGGGCAATGCTCGCCATGACCATGGCTCAGAATGCCGATGTGATGCTGTTGGACGAACCCACGACCTTTCTGGATATTGCCCATCAGGTCGAAGTGCTGGATATATGCCTGAGGCTCAATCGAAACGAGGGTCGCAGCATCGTCATGGTGTTGCACGATCTGTGGCAGGCCATGCGCTATGCCGATCATCTGGTCGTAATGGATGAGGGAAGGATCATCAGGCAGGGAACCCCCGATGAAATCGCCCGATCCGGAGTCCTGGAATCGGTATTCCGCATCGATCTGCATTTCGAACCGGATCCCCGGGGACGGGGAGTACTGCCGCTGCCCATGCCCCTGGAAGAGGCAACGGCTATCAACGCAGAGTAG
- a CDS encoding FecCD family ABC transporter permease, with the protein MMKHTREPHKHLEIGPVSLRWHPRRVSFVLIALALALGLGSIALITGAYTLSPAEILEVFRGLGDARSTLVVMEIRLPRLLTALLVGGALAGSGMLLQGIVRNPLVSPDIIGINAGAGLMAILLYVYRIPTYLVAPAAFAGALAAALIIYGLTWKGHISIPRLVLVGIGVNAIFGALTTYMTLVGRSEDIARAYQWLAGSLYDSGWDDVAILAISMALLVPLGSMLLHPLRVIQLGDSQAKAVGVRLETVRFGLLLISCGLAAVAVSATGPIGFVALMVPHLARMIAGPIRSSVWFLSMALGGILVLGADMITLHLLPFELPAGIITSALGAPYFLYLLYRTGVKL; encoded by the coding sequence ATGATGAAGCATACGCGAGAGCCGCATAAACATCTGGAAATCGGCCCCGTATCCCTGCGCTGGCATCCCCGACGGGTGTCCTTCGTTCTCATCGCATTAGCCCTGGCGCTTGGCCTGGGCAGCATCGCGCTGATAACGGGAGCTTATACGTTGAGTCCGGCAGAAATCCTGGAGGTTTTCAGGGGACTCGGCGACGCCCGTTCTACACTGGTCGTTATGGAAATCCGCCTGCCTAGGCTCCTGACGGCACTTCTGGTCGGAGGGGCATTGGCGGGGTCGGGGATGTTGTTGCAGGGCATTGTCCGGAACCCGCTGGTCTCCCCCGACATCATCGGCATCAACGCCGGCGCGGGACTGATGGCGATCCTCCTCTATGTCTATCGGATCCCGACCTATCTCGTCGCTCCCGCGGCATTCGCCGGCGCACTGGCCGCGGCATTGATTATCTATGGCCTGACCTGGAAAGGGCATATATCCATACCGCGGCTGGTTCTCGTCGGCATCGGGGTGAATGCGATTTTCGGCGCTCTCACTACGTACATGACCCTGGTGGGGCGCAGCGAAGATATAGCCCGGGCATATCAATGGCTGGCCGGCAGCCTCTACGACAGCGGCTGGGACGACGTGGCTATCCTGGCGATCAGCATGGCGCTGCTCGTTCCCCTCGGGAGTATGTTACTTCATCCCCTCCGGGTAATTCAGCTCGGTGACTCCCAGGCCAAGGCAGTGGGGGTCCGTCTCGAAACCGTCAGGTTCGGACTGCTCCTGATCAGCTGCGGCCTCGCCGCCGTAGCCGTATCGGCTACCGGCCCGATCGGCTTCGTTGCGCTTATGGTGCCCCATCTGGCTCGGATGATCGCCGGACCGATCCGGTCTTCCGTCTGGTTCCTCAGCATGGCGCTGGGGGGCATCCTGGTACTCGGGGCGGATATGATCACCCTTCACCTGCTTCCCTTCGAGCTGCCCGCGGGTATCATCACCTCGGCGCTGGGAGCGCCATACTTCCTTTACCTCCTGTATCGCACGGGAGTGAAATTATGA
- a CDS encoding ABC transporter substrate-binding protein: MNTTKTYRYGVSVFLLFLVFLSSPLFARGGGERDLDIRLIGSGEAGMTIRHMLGETTIPDDPRRIVVLAEEGLLLDLIELGIKPVFSLANEPADIALAEPDELEGIQITRSAEGISMEDLVNLEPDLIIGHEFFVERGGYNRISRIAPTVVVRSDDPAEAFIQTAMIFGLRDEAESSVEDFRTEFKRAADSLAGRIPSISVATVYPGANIALWYRSDVPVPSQLEALGAPLRPGDEIWGTLRPRQGRAFISSERLDLIDGQILVLLQSPFLEGEMEDLARLTEDPLWQTIPAVLNDRVIIMDRLGYPGFRGQRRLLAELVGILEVEIRK, translated from the coding sequence ATGAACACAACGAAAACGTATCGATACGGCGTATCCGTATTTCTGCTTTTCCTGGTTTTTCTCAGTTCGCCCCTGTTTGCACGCGGCGGCGGAGAACGGGACCTGGATATCAGACTTATCGGGTCCGGCGAGGCGGGAATGACCATCAGGCACATGCTGGGTGAGACGACCATCCCCGACGATCCCCGGCGCATCGTGGTACTGGCTGAGGAAGGGCTGCTTCTGGATCTGATCGAGCTGGGAATTAAACCGGTATTCTCGCTGGCGAACGAACCTGCCGATATCGCGCTGGCCGAACCGGACGAGCTTGAGGGGATTCAGATCACCAGATCGGCCGAGGGCATATCGATGGAAGATCTCGTTAACCTTGAGCCCGACCTCATAATCGGTCACGAGTTTTTCGTCGAGCGGGGGGGCTATAACCGCATCAGCAGGATCGCCCCCACCGTAGTAGTGCGCTCCGACGATCCCGCCGAGGCTTTTATCCAGACCGCCATGATTTTCGGTCTCAGGGATGAAGCGGAGTCGAGCGTTGAGGATTTCCGCACAGAATTCAAACGGGCGGCAGATTCGCTTGCGGGACGCATCCCGTCGATCTCCGTCGCGACGGTGTATCCCGGGGCGAACATCGCGCTGTGGTATCGCAGCGATGTGCCAGTGCCCAGCCAGCTGGAAGCCCTCGGTGCTCCGCTTCGCCCGGGGGATGAGATTTGGGGTACCCTCCGTCCCCGTCAGGGACGGGCGTTTATCAGCAGCGAGCGACTGGATCTCATCGACGGCCAGATCCTCGTCCTGCTTCAGTCGCCTTTCCTCGAGGGTGAAATGGAGGATCTCGCCCGGCTGACGGAAGATCCGCTCTGGCAGACGATACCCGCCGTCCTGAACGACCGGGTGATCATCATGGACCGGCTGGGGTACCCCGGCTTCAGGGGTCAACGGCGACTGCTGGCCGAGCTGGTTGGGATCCTCGAGGTTGAGATCCGCAAATAG
- a CDS encoding putative manganese transporter: protein MDFNLWEFILGNLEAAGVIGGYVSISIIGVGLITFATREKLSGDRQIGPKWAHPLIGGLLGIIPGCGATIVVSSMYKKKKITFGGLLATFVATLGEGSFVLLGASDEADVAANLTAFLVVNAVGLVVGVILGYVADGIGFRKHIGEAPEPVEAEATHEHKTSSPFVNTLVENVGFYLLLAMAAFLLPGSIMALWGGGIAAIEGITVYVAIALTVVSIIYYLIYRYAYHGNCCSTGEDIRTNLHTSVADITLVVFFVFIGLFVANFIIDVLVGPERFDAWMTSSAGVVVLIAALIGVTPGCGGMIAVAVAYTAIPNFPLPALIAAAIATSGDGIFPLLASDRKDALIVTGIGFAAALVVGYGALAIGI from the coding sequence ATGGATTTTAACTTATGGGAATTCATATTAGGTAATCTCGAAGCGGCCGGCGTTATCGGCGGATACGTTTCGATCTCGATCATAGGGGTGGGTCTTATCACCTTCGCCACCAGAGAAAAGCTGAGCGGAGACCGGCAGATCGGTCCCAAATGGGCCCATCCGCTAATCGGCGGTCTTTTGGGAATAATCCCCGGCTGCGGTGCGACCATAGTCGTCTCTTCAATGTACAAGAAGAAGAAGATCACCTTCGGCGGTCTGTTGGCGACTTTCGTTGCAACCCTTGGTGAAGGTTCGTTCGTCCTCCTTGGAGCATCTGATGAAGCAGATGTAGCGGCGAACCTTACCGCATTCCTGGTGGTGAACGCGGTTGGGCTCGTAGTCGGTGTAATCCTGGGCTATGTGGCTGACGGCATCGGCTTCCGAAAGCACATCGGCGAAGCACCTGAACCAGTTGAAGCGGAAGCGACTCATGAGCACAAAACGAGCTCTCCGTTCGTGAATACCCTTGTAGAAAATGTTGGGTTTTACCTGCTTCTGGCGATGGCTGCGTTTCTCCTACCCGGCTCAATCATGGCGCTGTGGGGCGGAGGCATCGCAGCAATTGAAGGCATAACCGTATATGTGGCGATTGCATTAACGGTCGTGAGTATCATTTACTACTTGATATACCGCTATGCCTACCACGGCAACTGCTGTTCAACCGGTGAAGATATCCGAACGAACCTGCATACCTCAGTTGCCGATATCACCCTGGTGGTCTTTTTCGTATTCATTGGCCTGTTCGTCGCCAACTTCATTATTGACGTCCTTGTCGGTCCCGAACGATTCGACGCATGGATGACCTCGTCCGCCGGCGTTGTCGTGCTGATCGCGGCCCTCATCGGGGTTACACCGGGTTGTGGTGGTATGATCGCAGTCGCGGTAGCATATACAGCCATTCCGAATTTCCCTCTGCCGGCGCTCATCGCCGCGGCAATTGCAACCAGCGGGGATGGAATTTTCCCTCTCCTGGCTTCCGACAGAAAAGATGCCCTTATCGTAACCGGTATCGGATTCGCCGCCGCATTGGTGGTGGGATACGGTGCATTGGCGATCGGTATCTGA
- a CDS encoding heavy metal translocating P-type ATPase: protein MELENLQCAHCASVIGEKLEQKDYLRSVHISFATKQLKVESDLESEALWARIQETVDEVESGISVVLTEQKKTASEKQIKISDIVKKHLLLIAGVIPFVVALILNPPQLWLRILLYGGAYGLIGGDVVTRAVKNIMKGNLFDENFLMTIATIGAFGLGELTEAAAVMLFYKVGEAFQDFAVDKSRRSIKSLLDIKADTANLYLDGQLRSVDPADLEIGQVILVKPGEKVPVDGQVIEGISSVDSSALTGESMPRSMEPGVEILSGFININSPLKVQVTARFSDSTVSRILDMVESASSKKAKTEQFITRFAKVYTPVVVIGAAALAVIPPLLGLGAFTEWLSRALIFLVISCPCALVLSVPLGYFGGLGAASRNGILIKGGNYLEALNHIDTFVFDKTGTLTKGSFTIEKVSGNNTLELAALLEQHSNHPIALSIVAHYGSENLSGELDQVEEIPGKGLRGNYSGKELLVGNARIMADHKVDIDSEDYPGTKVHVALDGQYEGAVFIKDEIKDDSRDLISAINSEASSQTVMLTGDQRSIADHVGNELAVGETYSELLPQDKLAHVERLAETGRKVLFAGDGINDAPVLARADIGVAMGALGSDAAIEAADMVIMSDQPSKILVARKIARKTRALVLQNIAFALAIKVFFLASGALGEASMYEAIFADVGVALLAVLNSMRILRPIK, encoded by the coding sequence ATGGAGCTGGAAAACCTACAGTGCGCTCATTGCGCCTCAGTAATCGGGGAAAAGCTTGAGCAGAAGGACTATCTACGGTCCGTACACATCAGTTTTGCAACGAAACAGCTAAAAGTAGAAAGCGATTTGGAATCAGAGGCGCTCTGGGCTCGGATTCAGGAAACCGTGGACGAAGTCGAGAGCGGAATATCCGTCGTTCTTACCGAACAGAAAAAAACCGCCTCCGAGAAGCAAATTAAGATTTCCGACATAGTAAAGAAGCATCTTCTACTGATAGCTGGTGTTATTCCTTTTGTCGTCGCATTAATCCTCAATCCGCCTCAACTTTGGTTGCGCATATTGTTGTATGGCGGCGCGTATGGTCTCATCGGCGGGGATGTGGTGACACGGGCAGTAAAAAATATTATGAAGGGGAACCTGTTTGATGAAAACTTCCTCATGACGATTGCGACCATCGGCGCGTTTGGTCTGGGCGAGCTCACTGAAGCCGCGGCGGTTATGCTTTTTTACAAGGTTGGTGAGGCTTTCCAGGATTTCGCTGTGGATAAGAGCAGGCGAAGCATCAAATCACTACTTGATATCAAAGCCGATACCGCAAATCTTTACCTGGACGGACAGCTCAGGTCCGTCGATCCCGCTGATCTGGAAATCGGGCAGGTGATACTCGTCAAGCCTGGAGAAAAAGTCCCGGTGGATGGCCAGGTGATTGAAGGGATATCATCGGTGGATAGCTCCGCACTGACTGGTGAAAGCATGCCCCGCTCCATGGAGCCAGGGGTTGAGATTCTAAGCGGCTTTATCAATATCAACAGTCCATTAAAAGTGCAGGTCACTGCACGTTTCAGCGATTCAACAGTCTCCCGTATTCTCGATATGGTCGAGTCGGCCAGTTCAAAAAAGGCGAAGACCGAGCAGTTTATCACACGCTTTGCGAAGGTATATACCCCTGTGGTGGTTATCGGGGCAGCGGCGTTAGCTGTTATCCCTCCGCTGTTGGGTTTGGGGGCGTTTACCGAATGGTTGTCCCGGGCTTTAATCTTCCTGGTCATCAGCTGCCCCTGTGCGCTGGTTCTCAGTGTTCCCCTTGGGTATTTTGGCGGGCTCGGTGCGGCCAGTCGCAACGGAATCTTAATCAAGGGAGGGAACTACCTGGAAGCCCTCAATCATATTGATACCTTCGTATTCGATAAAACCGGTACTCTGACAAAGGGAAGCTTCACCATAGAAAAGGTTTCCGGAAATAACACTCTCGAGCTGGCGGCCCTGCTGGAACAGCACTCCAACCACCCAATCGCCCTCTCAATCGTGGCGCATTATGGAAGCGAAAATCTCAGCGGAGAGCTCGATCAGGTAGAGGAAATTCCTGGTAAGGGTTTACGGGGCAACTATTCCGGAAAAGAGTTGTTGGTTGGTAATGCGCGCATCATGGCCGACCATAAGGTTGACATCGACTCAGAGGATTATCCGGGCACAAAAGTTCATGTGGCATTGGACGGGCAATATGAGGGTGCGGTTTTTATCAAAGATGAAATAAAAGACGATTCCCGTGATTTGATTTCGGCCATCAATTCAGAAGCATCGTCACAAACTGTCATGCTCACCGGCGATCAGAGATCGATTGCCGATCATGTCGGCAATGAACTCGCTGTGGGTGAAACCTACAGCGAACTCCTGCCTCAGGACAAACTGGCCCATGTCGAGAGGCTGGCCGAAACAGGACGCAAGGTTCTGTTTGCCGGTGACGGAATAAACGATGCGCCGGTGCTGGCAAGGGCCGATATCGGAGTCGCCATGGGCGCTTTGGGATCGGATGCCGCCATCGAAGCTGCGGACATGGTTATTATGTCCGATCAACCTTCGAAAATACTCGTGGCTCGCAAGATCGCCAGGAAAACCCGAGCACTGGTTTTACAGAATATCGCGTTCGCTCTGGCAATCAAGGTTTTCTTCCTGGCCTCCGGCGCATTAGGCGAGGCCAGCATGTATGAAGCCATATTCGCCGATGTGGGAGTCGCGCTTCTGGCGGTATTAAACTCAATGCGGATATTGCGGCCGATCAAATGA